CCTCCTTGAGGGTGAGGCGCTCGAAGGGACGGCCGAAGTCGTAGGTCTCCCCCTGGTAGGCCACGCGGTTCGTGCCCAGCACCTCTTCGGCCAGGCCCCGCAGCATGGCCTCGGTGAGGTCCATGAGGTCGCGGTAGTCGGCATAGGACTCGTAGAACTCCAGCATGGTGAACTCGGGGTTGTGCTGGGTGGAGACCCCCTCGTTGCGGAAATTGCGGTTGATCTCGAACACCTTCTCGAAGCCCCCCACCACCAGCCGCTTAAGATAGAGTTCCGGCGCGATGCGCAGGTAGAGCTTCATGTCCAGCGCGTTGTGGTGGGTAACGAAGGGGCGCGCCGCGGCACCGCCGGGGATGGCCTGCATCATGGGCGTCTCCACCTCCAGATAGCCGCGGCCCGTGAGGAAAGCACGGATGTAGTCGATGATGCGGGTTCGGGTGCGGAAGGTGTCCCGCACCTCGGCGTTCACCATGAGGTCCAGGTAGCGCTGGCGGTAGCGGGTCTCCTGGTCGTGGAGGCCATGGAACTTCTCGGGCAGGGGCCGCAGGCTCTTGGTGAGCAGGCGGATGTGGTCGGCCTTGACGGACAACTCCCCGGTCTTGGTGCGGAACAGCACGCCCTCGGCGGCCACGATGTCCCCCACGTCCCAGTCCTTCTTGAAGTACTGGTAGGCGCCTTCCGGCAGGCTGTCGCGCTGAATGAAGAGCTGCAGGCGTCCGCTCATGTCCTGGATGTGGGCGAAGCTGGCCTTGCCCATGACCCGCCGGCTCATGAGGCGGCCGGCCACCGCCACCCGTACCGGCGCCGCCTCCAGGGCCTCGTTGTCTTTGTCGCCGTGGGCCGCCAGGACTTCCCCGGCCAGGGCATCGCGGCGGAAGTCGTTGGGAAAGGCGTTGCCCGCCTCGCGCAGCTCCCGCAGCTTGTCGCGGCGCTGGGCGATGAGTTGGTTCTCGTCTTCACTCATGGTTCTAAAGAATACCCTCGGGTGCGGCGGACAGGGCCGGCGGTGTCAAAGACCGCTCTTCAGGCTCGCCTCGATGAATTCGTCCAGGCCGCCGTCCAGCACCGCCTGGGTGTTGCCCGTCTCCACGCCGGTGCGCAGGTCCTTGATGCGGGACTGGTCGAGGACATAGGAGCGGATCTGGCTGCCCCAGCCGATGTCCGACTTGTCGTCCTCCACCTGCTGGGCCGCGGCGCGGCGCTTCTGCATCTCCAGCTCGTAGAGCTTGGCCTTGAGCTGGTTCATGGCGTGGTCCTTGTTCTTGTGCTGGGAGCGGTCGTTCTGACACTGCACCACGATACCGGAGGGGCCGTGGGTGATGCGCACGGCGGACTCGGTGCGGTTGACGTGCTGGCCGCCGGCGCCGCTGGCGCGGTAGACATCGATGCGCAGATCGGCGGGGTTGATCTCCACCTCCACGGAGTCGTCCACCTCGGGGGAGACGAACACCGCCGCGAAGGAGGTATGGCGCCGGTTGCCGGAATCGAAGGGGGATTTGCGCACCAGGCGGTGGACGCCGATTTCCGTGCGCAGCCAGCCGAAGGCGTATTCGCCCATGACCTTGACGGTGGCCGATTTGATGCCCGCCACCTCGCCCTCGGTCACTTCCATGATCTCCGTGGCGAACTCGTGCTTCTCGGTCCACCGCAGATACATGCGCAGCAGCATCTCGGCCCAGTCCTGGGCCTCGGTGCCGCCGGAGCCGGCCTGGATATCCAGGAAGGCATTGGCGGCGTCCATCTCGCCGGAAAACATGCGGTGGAATTCGAGTTCCGCCAGACGGCCCTCGAAGGCCTCCAGATCGGCGACCACCGCGGACGCGGTGGCGTCATCGCCCTCATCGATGGCCATCTCCAGCAGGCCCGCCGCATCGCCGATGCCGGCGTCCAGCTCGTCGATGGTGCTCACCACCTTCTCGAGGGCGGCCCGTTCCCGGCCCAGGGCCTGGGCGCGCTCCTGGTCACTCCAGACGTCGGGCTGTTCCAGCTCCCGCTCTACCTCCTCCAGCCGGGCCTTCTTCTCCGCGTAGTCAAAGATACCCCCTCAGGGACTCGGTACGCCCTTTGAGGTCTTTGATGTGCTGTAGGATTGCGGTTTGCTCGAACATGAGTCGCCTGCCGAAACGGGTTGGACAAAACCAAGTCATGGTACACCAAGGCACAGGACCTGACATAGCGCCCGAGCGCGGACGCCAGCCCGGCACAGGCAGCCGCGGCCCCGCGTCCGGTTGTCATAGAGTCAGGGTCGTTCGGTGCCGGCGATATGCAACGCCCCGCTGTCAAAGGTATAGACGCCATCCAGCCTTTCGCCCGCCTGGTGGGCCAGCACGCGGGACTTATGGACGATGAGGGCGTCCGCGAAATACGGCAACTTGCGGCGACGGCCATCGACATCCTGGGGTGGGTAGTCAGCCATGAATGCGTTCAACGCCGCCCACACGGCCTGAGGGTTTTCGAACACCACCCGGGGTTCACACAACAGGTCATTGATCAGCTTGGCAATGTCATCCCTGCTCGCCTGGTATTTCCTGCCACAGAGGGTCCACAGGCATTCCACGAGCACCACGTCCGTGA
The Gammaproteobacteria bacterium DNA segment above includes these coding regions:
- the lysS gene encoding lysine--tRNA ligase, with the protein product MSEDENQLIAQRRDKLRELREAGNAFPNDFRRDALAGEVLAAHGDKDNEALEAAPVRVAVAGRLMSRRVMGKASFAHIQDMSGRLQLFIQRDSLPEGAYQYFKKDWDVGDIVAAEGVLFRTKTGELSVKADHIRLLTKSLRPLPEKFHGLHDQETRYRQRYLDLMVNAEVRDTFRTRTRIIDYIRAFLTGRGYLEVETPMMQAIPGGAAARPFVTHHNALDMKLYLRIAPELYLKRLVVGGFEKVFEINRNFRNEGVSTQHNPEFTMLEFYESYADYRDLMDLTEAMLRGLAEEVLGTNRVAYQGETYDFGRPFERLTLKEAVLRHNPQLTGADVEDLAAARRVAEGLGVPLKEGYGLGKIQLEIFEKTVEHRLREPTFITAYPTEVSPLARRNDAEPFVTDRFEFFIGGREIANGFSELNDAEDQAERFRQQTAERDAGDQEAMYYDADFVTALEYGLPPTAGEGIGIDRLVMLLTDSPSIRDVLLFPYMRVKGAEPAD
- the prfB gene encoding peptide chain release factor 2 (programmed frameshift), which encodes MFEQTAILQHIKDLKGRTESLRGYLDYAEKKARLEEVERELEQPDVWSDQERAQALGRERAALEKVVSTIDELDAGIGDAAGLLEMAIDEGDDATASAVVADLEAFEGRLAELEFHRMFSGEMDAANAFLDIQAGSGGTEAQDWAEMLLRMYLRWTEKHEFATEIMEVTEGEVAGIKSATVKVMGEYAFGWLRTEIGVHRLVRKSPFDSGNRRHTSFAAVFVSPEVDDSVEVEINPADLRIDVYRASGAGGQHVNRTESAVRITHGPSGIVVQCQNDRSQHKNKDHAMNQLKAKLYELEMQKRRAAAQQVEDDKSDIGWGSQIRSYVLDQSRIKDLRTGVETGNTQAVLDGGLDEFIEASLKSGL
- a CDS encoding type II toxin-antitoxin system VapC family toxin — its product is MIAVDTNVLLRHVLQDDPDQSSRASAVMARHSSVLITDVVLVECLWTLCGRKYQASRDDIAKLINDLLCEPRVVFENPQAVWAALNAFMADYPPQDVDGRRRKLPYFADALIVHKSRVLAHQAGERLDGVYTFDSGALHIAGTERP